In a single window of the Terriglobales bacterium genome:
- a CDS encoding formylglycine-generating enzyme family protein, producing MTRTLLLALSFTLSLGLLAQTEDSAAMVRIPGATFQMGIEAANIPALQKIFGINTARLFQDEVPKHQVTLDDFHLDRHLVTNAQFKTFTDANPQWRPDRIPRELDNRNYLKHWQDPATLTTRADHPVVNVNWYAAVAYCRWVGKRLPTEAEWQHAARGGLNALFPWGDQPPDATRANFSATGLGTTSPVGSYPPNGYGLFDMVGNVWQFLADEWQPYPTVAQKNPVAGGNLFSEGAPFLQVRTRRVVRGGSFDGAPVNLWVEYRDSHPPDGSRDFVGFRCAK from the coding sequence ATGACTCGGACTCTTCTCCTCGCACTGTCTTTCACACTTTCCTTGGGTTTGCTGGCACAAACCGAGGACTCCGCCGCCATGGTCCGCATCCCCGGCGCCACCTTCCAGATGGGCATCGAGGCTGCGAACATCCCTGCCCTTCAGAAGATCTTCGGAATAAACACCGCGCGGCTCTTTCAAGATGAAGTGCCGAAGCATCAGGTCACGCTGGACGACTTTCATCTCGACCGCCACCTGGTGACCAACGCGCAGTTCAAAACCTTCACCGACGCCAATCCCCAATGGCGGCCGGACCGCATCCCGCGCGAATTGGACAACCGCAACTACCTCAAGCACTGGCAGGATCCCGCAACGCTCACCACCAGGGCCGACCATCCGGTGGTAAATGTGAACTGGTATGCGGCTGTCGCCTATTGCCGCTGGGTTGGCAAGCGCCTGCCCACCGAAGCCGAGTGGCAACACGCCGCTCGCGGCGGCCTCAACGCGCTTTTTCCCTGGGGCGATCAGCCCCCGGACGCCACACGCGCGAATTTCTCTGCCACCGGCCTGGGCACTACGTCGCCGGTCGGCAGCTACCCGCCGAATGGATATGGGCTGTTCGACATGGTAGGCAACGTCTGGCAGTTCCTCGCCGATGAATGGCAGCCTTACCCCACTGTGGCGCAAAAGAATCCGGTTGCCGGAGGGAATCTGTTTTCGGAAGGAGCACCGTTCCTTCAGGTGCGCACCCGGCGCGTCGTCCGCGGCGGCAGCTTCGACGGTGCTCCGGTGAACCTATGGGTCGAGTACCGCGACAGCCACCCACCGGACGGCTCGCGCGACTTCGTCGGCTTCCGCTGCGCCAAGTGA